One window from the genome of Echinicola vietnamensis DSM 17526 encodes:
- the secE gene encoding preprotein translocase subunit SecE: MNVKNFVVESIDEMKNKVTWPKYSSLQSNAVLVLVASLIFAVVIGLINLGFENIMKWFYDLF; the protein is encoded by the coding sequence ATGAACGTAAAAAACTTTGTTGTAGAGTCAATAGACGAAATGAAGAACAAGGTTACATGGCCGAAGTATTCTTCATTGCAAAGCAATGCTGTGCTGGTTCTTGTTGCCTCTTTGATCTTTGCCGTAGTGATCGGCTTGATTAACCTGGGCTTTGAGAACATCATGAAATGGTTTTATGATTTATTCTAA
- the nusG gene encoding transcription termination/antitermination protein NusG codes for MAEHKWYVLRVVAGQEKKAKSYLDNEITRQKLEDYIPEVLIPSEKVYEMRNGKKRVRERNFFPGYVLVNADLSHGEANHVITSIPGVIGFLGANAGGASKTPEPLRQSEINRILGRVEGIDEFAEKLDTPYIVGETIKVMDGPFSGFSGTIEEVFEDKKKLNVMVKIFGRNTPVELNFMQVEKQD; via the coding sequence ATGGCAGAACATAAATGGTATGTACTCAGAGTGGTAGCTGGGCAAGAGAAGAAGGCCAAATCATATTTGGACAACGAGATTACCCGGCAAAAACTGGAGGATTATATTCCCGAGGTATTGATACCTTCTGAAAAAGTATATGAAATGCGCAATGGCAAAAAGCGAGTCAGAGAGAGAAACTTCTTTCCTGGCTATGTTTTGGTTAATGCGGATTTGTCCCATGGTGAAGCCAATCACGTAATCACGAGTATCCCGGGTGTCATCGGGTTTCTAGGTGCAAACGCAGGAGGAGCTTCCAAAACTCCTGAGCCATTACGACAATCAGAGATCAACCGTATCTTAGGTAGGGTTGAAGGGATTGATGAGTTTGCCGAGAAGCTTGATACGCCATATATAGTCGGAGAGACCATAAAAGTAATGGATGGTCCCTTTAGTGGTTTCTCGGGAACGATAGAAGAGGTGTTTGAGGATAAGAAAAAGCTTAATGTTATGGTTAAGATTTTCGGCCGAAACACCCCTGTTGAGTTAAACTTTATGCAAGTAGAAAAACAAGACTAG
- the rplJ gene encoding 50S ribosomal protein L10, with the protein MTREEKKAIIESLTEKFKETPHFYITDASGFTVAQVNTFRRMCFEKGVEYRVYKNTFIKQALNNLDADFSELDSVLKGFSGIIFASETANLPAKVIKDYRKKAGSKETRPVFKGASIDSDVVIGENNLDMLASLKSKEELLGEVIGLLQSPAKNVISALQSGQDTLAGLVKTLSERES; encoded by the coding sequence ATGACTAGAGAGGAAAAGAAAGCAATAATCGAAAGTCTTACCGAGAAATTCAAAGAAACTCCGCATTTCTATATCACAGATGCCTCAGGTTTCACTGTTGCTCAGGTAAATACTTTCAGAAGAATGTGTTTTGAAAAAGGAGTGGAATACCGTGTATATAAAAACACGTTTATCAAACAAGCTCTGAATAATCTAGACGCAGACTTCTCAGAATTAGACAGTGTTCTTAAAGGCTTTTCAGGAATTATCTTTGCTTCAGAGACAGCAAACTTGCCTGCAAAAGTAATCAAGGACTATCGAAAAAAGGCAGGTTCTAAAGAGACTAGACCCGTATTTAAAGGCGCTTCAATAGATAGCGATGTGGTGATTGGTGAAAACAATCTTGACATGCTGGCTTCTTTGAAATCCAAAGAGGAACTATTGGGCGAAGTTATCGGATTGCTACAGTCTCCAGCCAAAAACGTTATTTCTGCTCTTCAGAGTGGTCAAGATACATTGGCAGGGCTTGTTAAAACTCTTTCAGAAAGAGAATCATAA
- the rplL gene encoding 50S ribosomal protein L7/L12, whose translation MADLKAFAEQLVNLTVKEVSELAEILKEEYGIEPAAAAAPVMVAGGAGEGAGEEEKSSFDVVLKAAGGQKLAVVKLVKELTGLGLKEAKEVVDGAPKAIKEGIAKDEAEALKKQLEEAGAEVELK comes from the coding sequence ATGGCAGATCTTAAAGCATTCGCTGAGCAGTTAGTTAACTTAACTGTTAAAGAGGTTAGTGAATTAGCCGAAATATTGAAAGAAGAGTATGGTATCGAACCTGCTGCTGCAGCTGCTCCAGTAATGGTAGCTGGTGGTGCTGGTGAAGGTGCTGGCGAAGAAGAAAAATCTTCTTTCGATGTAGTTCTTAAAGCTGCTGGTGGTCAGAAACTTGCAGTAGTGAAATTGGTTAAAGAATTGACCGGACTAGGTCTTAAGGAAGCTAAGGAAGTTGTAGATGGCGCTCCTAAGGCTATCAAAGAAGGAATCGCAAAAGACGAAGCTGAAGCACTTAAGAAGCAACTTGAGGAAGCTGGTGCTGAAGTAGAGCTTAAATAA
- the rpoB gene encoding DNA-directed RNA polymerase subunit beta, with amino-acid sequence MAIQNQTERKSFSSIKVVKDYPDFLDIQLQSFKDFFQLDTPAEKRRQDGLFKVFSENFPISDSRENFTLEFIDYTVDPPKYSVGECIDRGLTYSVPLKAKLRLLCSDEDNEDFETIEQEVFLGNLPYMTEKGSFVINGAERVIVSQLHRSPGVFFAQSKHTNGTKLYSARIIPFKGSWIEFATDINNVMYAYIDRKKKFPVTTLLRAIGYGSDKAILDLFGLSEEIEANKSNLKKIVGRKLAARVLKTWVEDFVDEDTGEVVSIDRNEVLLERDSVLTDEDIELILDSGAKSVILHRDDVNIADYSIIYNTLQKDNSNSEKEAVEVIYRQLRNTEAPDEATAREVIHGLFFSDKRYDLGEVGRYRINKKLGLDIEAEKIVLTTEDIINIVKYLIGLINSKAVVDDIDHLSNRRVRTVGEQLYSQFGVGLARMARTIRERMNVRDNEDFKPVDLINARTLSSVINSFFGTNQLSQFMDQTNPLAELTHKRRLSALGPGGLSRERAGFEVRDVHYTHYGRLCTIETPEGPNIGLISSLCVHAKVNAMGFLETPYRKVKEGKAGMEAEDIVFLTAEEEDNNNIAQANAPLETDGSFVNDRVKARYEGDFPVLEPKEISYMDVAPNQIVSVAASLIPFLEHDDANRALMGSNMQRQAVPLLKAESPIVGTGLEAKAAVDSRSLIIAEADGVVDFVDAKKIVIKYDLSDDELLVNFSDEYKSYDLIKFRRTNQDTTINLTPLVLKGQRVTKGQVLVEGYSTNQGELALGKNLKVAYMPWQGYNFEDAIVISERVVREDIFTSIHVEEFQLEVRDTKRGEEELTSEIPNVSEEAVKNLDENGIIRIGAELKEGDIIIGKITPKGETDPTPEEKLLRAIFGDKAGDVKDASLKASPSLNGVVIETKLFSRPKKDKELRAKAKAEVEKLKQAYTKELLGVRAKMINKLVSILDGMTSLGVKHKFGDEIISKGVKFNHQNIENNLFPAKNPYRDESNYNVPEEANLISDIILDDWTEDEHANSLIQQLVKNYTNTRNEISGRFKRDRFTLEVGDELPAGIVRLAKVYVAKKRKLKVGDKMAGRHGNKGIVAKIVRDEDMPFLEDGTPMDIVLNPLGVPSRMNIGQIFETVLAWAGEKMNKKYATPIFDGASTEEVAAELDAAGLPSFGRTYLFDGLTGKQFDQPVTVGIAYMLKLGHLVDDKMHARSIGPYSLITQQPLGGKAQFGGQRFGEMEVWALEAFGASHVLQEILTVKSDDVIGRAKAYESIVKGENLPKPNIPESFNVLVHELRGLALEITLD; translated from the coding sequence TTGGCTATCCAGAATCAAACCGAAAGGAAAAGTTTCTCATCTATTAAGGTGGTCAAAGACTATCCGGATTTCCTCGATATCCAGTTACAATCATTCAAAGATTTTTTCCAATTGGATACTCCCGCTGAAAAGAGGAGACAGGATGGGCTTTTCAAGGTGTTCTCTGAAAACTTCCCCATAAGTGACTCCAGGGAAAACTTCACACTTGAATTCATTGATTATACCGTAGATCCGCCTAAATATAGTGTGGGTGAATGTATTGACAGAGGGTTGACCTATTCTGTTCCATTGAAGGCAAAACTTCGCTTGTTATGCTCCGATGAGGACAATGAAGATTTTGAAACAATAGAACAGGAAGTATTCTTGGGGAACTTACCGTATATGACCGAGAAAGGTTCCTTTGTCATAAATGGCGCAGAGCGGGTGATCGTTTCCCAGCTGCACAGGTCTCCAGGGGTGTTCTTTGCTCAAAGTAAACACACCAACGGTACGAAGCTGTATTCTGCCAGAATTATCCCTTTTAAGGGATCCTGGATAGAATTCGCTACAGATATCAACAATGTCATGTACGCGTACATTGACAGGAAGAAAAAATTCCCCGTTACCACTCTTTTGAGAGCTATTGGTTATGGTTCGGATAAAGCTATCTTGGATTTATTTGGGCTATCTGAAGAAATAGAGGCCAATAAGTCCAACCTTAAGAAAATTGTCGGTAGGAAACTGGCCGCACGTGTTTTGAAGACGTGGGTTGAGGATTTTGTGGATGAGGATACCGGTGAAGTAGTTTCTATTGACCGAAATGAAGTATTGTTGGAGCGGGATTCCGTGCTTACTGACGAGGACATCGAATTGATCCTTGATTCAGGTGCAAAAAGCGTGATCCTTCACCGTGATGATGTGAACATCGCTGATTACTCCATCATATACAATACACTTCAGAAAGATAATTCCAACTCGGAGAAAGAGGCAGTTGAGGTAATTTACCGTCAATTGCGTAATACAGAGGCACCAGATGAGGCCACCGCAAGAGAGGTGATCCATGGCCTGTTTTTCTCCGATAAACGATATGATCTTGGTGAAGTAGGTCGTTACAGGATCAACAAAAAACTCGGGCTTGATATTGAAGCCGAGAAGATCGTGTTGACGACAGAAGATATCATCAACATCGTGAAATACCTTATCGGTCTGATCAACTCCAAGGCTGTGGTCGATGATATTGACCACTTGAGCAATAGGAGGGTTAGAACCGTAGGGGAACAATTATATAGCCAATTCGGTGTGGGACTTGCCAGAATGGCGAGGACTATCCGAGAAAGGATGAACGTTAGGGATAACGAGGATTTTAAGCCCGTTGACCTGATCAATGCGAGGACACTGTCTTCCGTGATCAATTCCTTCTTTGGTACCAACCAGCTATCTCAGTTTATGGACCAGACCAACCCACTGGCAGAGCTTACGCACAAGCGTAGGTTATCCGCTTTGGGACCAGGAGGTCTTTCCCGTGAGCGAGCAGGTTTTGAGGTGCGTGACGTTCACTATACACACTATGGCCGTCTGTGTACCATTGAAACACCAGAAGGACCGAATATTGGGTTGATTTCTTCACTTTGCGTACACGCGAAAGTGAACGCCATGGGCTTTTTGGAAACACCTTATAGAAAGGTGAAAGAAGGAAAAGCCGGCATGGAAGCCGAAGATATTGTATTCCTGACGGCTGAAGAAGAAGACAATAACAACATCGCCCAGGCCAATGCACCTTTGGAAACGGATGGAAGCTTTGTCAATGATCGTGTGAAGGCACGTTATGAAGGTGACTTCCCTGTGCTGGAGCCGAAAGAAATCAGCTATATGGATGTGGCACCAAACCAGATTGTATCTGTGGCTGCTTCCTTGATTCCTTTCTTGGAGCACGATGATGCCAACCGTGCCTTGATGGGATCAAACATGCAGCGCCAGGCCGTTCCGCTTTTGAAAGCTGAATCACCTATCGTAGGTACCGGTCTAGAAGCCAAAGCAGCGGTGGATTCACGTTCACTTATTATTGCAGAGGCCGATGGTGTTGTGGACTTTGTGGATGCCAAGAAAATCGTCATCAAGTATGACTTGAGCGATGATGAATTGTTGGTCAACTTCAGTGATGAGTACAAGTCTTATGACTTGATCAAATTTAGAAGAACAAACCAAGATACGACCATTAACCTGACGCCATTGGTGCTGAAAGGACAGCGTGTGACCAAAGGGCAGGTATTGGTAGAGGGCTACTCCACCAATCAGGGAGAGTTGGCCTTGGGTAAAAACCTTAAAGTGGCCTACATGCCATGGCAAGGATATAACTTTGAGGATGCCATTGTAATTTCCGAGCGCGTTGTGCGGGAAGATATCTTTACTTCTATCCACGTAGAGGAGTTCCAGCTAGAAGTTAGGGACACGAAGCGAGGCGAGGAAGAATTGACTTCCGAGATTCCAAATGTATCTGAAGAGGCTGTTAAAAACTTGGATGAGAACGGTATCATTAGAATCGGTGCCGAACTGAAAGAAGGTGATATCATCATCGGTAAGATTACGCCAAAAGGTGAAACGGACCCTACTCCGGAAGAGAAGCTCCTCAGAGCGATCTTCGGTGACAAAGCGGGGGATGTTAAAGATGCATCACTTAAAGCTTCACCATCCTTGAATGGTGTGGTGATCGAGACCAAGTTGTTCTCCAGGCCTAAAAAAGACAAAGAGCTTCGCGCAAAAGCTAAAGCTGAAGTGGAAAAACTGAAGCAGGCTTATACGAAAGAGCTTCTTGGTGTCCGTGCCAAGATGATCAATAAATTGGTCAGCATATTGGACGGAATGACCTCTTTGGGTGTGAAGCATAAATTTGGTGATGAGATCATCAGCAAAGGCGTGAAGTTTAACCACCAGAATATTGAGAACAACCTCTTCCCGGCTAAGAACCCTTACCGTGATGAGAGTAACTATAATGTTCCGGAAGAGGCAAACCTTATTTCAGACATCATCCTTGATGACTGGACAGAAGACGAACATGCCAACAGTTTGATCCAGCAATTGGTGAAAAACTATACCAATACGCGAAATGAGATTTCGGGTAGGTTTAAGCGTGACAGGTTTACCCTTGAAGTAGGGGATGAGCTGCCAGCCGGTATCGTAAGACTTGCCAAAGTTTATGTGGCCAAGAAGCGTAAACTGAAAGTGGGGGATAAGATGGCCGGTCGTCACGGTAACAAAGGTATCGTGGCAAAAATCGTCCGTGATGAGGACATGCCGTTCTTGGAAGATGGTACGCCAATGGACATCGTTCTTAACCCGCTAGGGGTACCTTCCCGTATGAATATCGGTCAGATCTTTGAGACCGTATTGGCATGGGCAGGAGAGAAGATGAACAAAAAATATGCAACACCGATCTTTGATGGTGCGAGTACAGAAGAAGTGGCCGCTGAGCTGGATGCAGCAGGCTTGCCATCTTTTGGAAGGACCTACCTTTTCGACGGCCTTACAGGAAAGCAGTTTGACCAGCCGGTAACGGTGGGAATTGCCTATATGCTGAAACTAGGTCACTTGGTAGATGATAAGATGCACGCAAGATCGATTGGACCATACTCTCTGATTACGCAGCAGCCACTTGGCGGTAAAGCCCAGTTTGGTGGTCAGCGATTTGGAGAGATGGAGGTTTGGGCATTGGAGGCCTTCGGTGCGTCCCATGTGCTCCAAGAAATTCTTACTGTGAAGTCTGATGATGTGATTGGTAGGGCCAAGGCTTACGAGTCTATCGTAAAAGGTGAGAACCTTCCGAAGCCGAATATTCCTGAATCCTTTAACGTATTGGTTCATGAATTGAGAGGTTTGGCACTAGAAATCACACTCGACTAA
- the rplA gene encoding 50S ribosomal protein L1, translated as MAKLTKKQKEALSKYDPSQQYSLTEASSIVKDITAVKFDASVDLDIRLGVDPRKADQMVRGVVALPHGTGKEVKVLVLCTPDKEEEAKEAGADYVGLDDYIAKIEGGWTDIDVIITMPNVMAKVGRLGRVLGPRGLMPNPKSGTVTLEVGKAVKEVKGGKIDFKVDKFGIVHASVGKVSFDPDKIQENAQELINTISKLKPASSKGTYFKSIHLSSTMSPGIAIDKGSIQGI; from the coding sequence ATGGCTAAGTTAACAAAAAAGCAAAAAGAAGCTCTTTCTAAGTACGACCCAAGCCAGCAGTACTCCCTTACTGAGGCTTCTTCTATTGTCAAAGATATCACTGCCGTGAAATTTGACGCTTCAGTGGATTTGGACATCCGTTTGGGTGTAGATCCTCGAAAAGCAGATCAAATGGTAAGAGGCGTGGTGGCTTTGCCCCATGGAACGGGAAAAGAAGTAAAAGTATTGGTACTTTGTACTCCGGACAAGGAAGAAGAAGCGAAAGAAGCTGGAGCTGACTACGTCGGCTTGGATGACTATATTGCCAAAATCGAAGGCGGATGGACTGATATCGATGTGATCATCACCATGCCTAACGTAATGGCGAAAGTAGGTAGATTAGGTAGAGTGTTAGGACCAAGAGGCCTGATGCCTAACCCTAAGTCTGGAACTGTTACCCTAGAAGTAGGTAAGGCAGTGAAGGAAGTGAAAGGTGGTAAAATAGATTTTAAAGTAGATAAGTTTGGTATCGTGCACGCAAGTGTAGGTAAAGTTTCCTTTGATCCGGATAAGATCCAAGAAAATGCCCAAGAGCTTATCAATACTATTTCTAAGTTGAAGCCTGCATCTTCAAAAGGGACGTACTTCAAGAGTATACATTTATCTAGCACAATGTCTCCTGGTATTGCAATTGATAAGGGGAGTATTCAAGGTATTTAA
- the tuf gene encoding elongation factor Tu produces MAKATFDRSKPHVNIGTIGHVDHGKTTLTAAITTVLARKGLSELRDFSSIDNAPEEKERGITINTSHVEYQTEARHYAHVDCPGHADYVKNMVTGAAQMDGAILVVAATDGPMPQTREHILLARQVGVPALVVFLNKVDLVDDEELLELVDMEVRELLSFYDFDGDNIPVIQGSALGALNGEDKWEEKVMELMDAVDSYIPLPERLVDKDFLMPVEDVFSITGRGTVATGRVERGVINSGDAVDIIGMGAEGLKSTVTGVEMFRKILDRGEAGDNVGLLLRGIEKAQIKRGMIICKPGSVTPHSLFKAEVYVLSKEEGGRHTPFFNKYRPQFYLRTTDVTGEVKLPENVEMVMPGDNITMEVQLINKVALEKGLRFAIREGGRTVGAGQVTEILD; encoded by the coding sequence ATGGCAAAAGCAACCTTTGACCGTTCCAAACCGCACGTAAATATCGGTACTATTGGTCACGTCGATCACGGTAAGACTACCTTGACTGCTGCCATTACAACTGTATTGGCTAGAAAAGGTCTTTCTGAATTAAGAGACTTCTCTTCTATCGATAACGCTCCAGAAGAGAAAGAAAGAGGTATCACTATCAATACTTCACACGTAGAATATCAAACTGAAGCAAGACACTACGCACACGTGGATTGTCCTGGTCACGCTGACTACGTGAAAAACATGGTAACTGGTGCTGCGCAGATGGATGGTGCTATTCTAGTAGTTGCTGCCACTGACGGTCCAATGCCACAGACAAGAGAGCACATCCTTCTTGCTCGTCAGGTAGGTGTACCAGCACTTGTTGTTTTCTTGAACAAAGTTGACTTGGTAGATGATGAAGAGCTACTTGAGCTTGTAGACATGGAAGTAAGAGAATTGCTTTCTTTCTATGACTTTGATGGCGATAACATCCCAGTTATCCAAGGTTCAGCACTTGGTGCCCTTAACGGCGAAGACAAGTGGGAAGAAAAAGTAATGGAATTGATGGATGCAGTAGATAGCTATATTCCACTTCCTGAGCGTCTTGTTGACAAAGACTTCTTGATGCCTGTAGAGGACGTATTCTCGATCACTGGTCGTGGTACAGTAGCTACTGGTAGAGTAGAAAGAGGTGTTATCAACTCTGGTGATGCAGTGGACATCATCGGTATGGGAGCTGAAGGTCTTAAGTCTACCGTAACAGGTGTTGAGATGTTCCGTAAGATTTTGGACAGAGGTGAAGCTGGTGACAACGTAGGTCTACTTCTTAGAGGTATTGAGAAAGCTCAGATCAAGAGAGGTATGATCATCTGTAAGCCAGGTTCTGTAACGCCTCACTCTTTGTTCAAAGCAGAGGTTTACGTACTGTCTAAAGAAGAAGGTGGACGTCACACTCCATTCTTTAACAAATACCGTCCTCAGTTCTACCTAAGAACCACTGACGTAACTGGTGAGGTAAAACTTCCAGAAAACGTTGAGATGGTAATGCCAGGTGACAACATCACCATGGAAGTACAATTGATCAACAAAGTTGCCTTGGAGAAAGGTCTACGTTTCGCGATCCGTGAGGGTGGTAGAACAGTAGGAGCCGGTCAGGTAACTGAAATTCTTGACTAA
- the rplK gene encoding 50S ribosomal protein L11 codes for MAKEITGYLKLQVKGGQANPSPPVGPALGAKGLNIMEFCKQFNARTQEKMGQLLPVLVTIYSDKSFDFVIKTPPAANLLLEAAKLKGGSPEPNRKKVGSVSWDQVKEIAEVKMPDLNAFKVESAMKMVAGTARSMGITVSGKAPWEE; via the coding sequence ATGGCTAAGGAAATTACTGGTTATCTGAAATTACAGGTGAAAGGTGGCCAGGCAAATCCATCTCCTCCTGTTGGTCCGGCCCTTGGTGCCAAGGGTTTGAACATCATGGAGTTCTGTAAGCAGTTCAATGCCAGAACTCAGGAAAAAATGGGTCAACTTCTACCTGTCCTTGTTACGATTTATTCTGACAAGTCCTTTGACTTCGTGATCAAGACTCCTCCAGCAGCAAACTTGTTGTTAGAGGCAGCGAAGCTAAAAGGAGGTTCTCCGGAGCCAAACAGGAAAAAAGTAGGTTCAGTATCCTGGGACCAGGTAAAAGAAATTGCTGAGGTGAAAATGCCTGACTTAAATGCCTTTAAGGTGGAGTCCGCAATGAAAATGGTTGCCGGAACAGCAAGAAGTATGGGAATCACAGTTTCAGGAAAAGCTCCTTGGGAGGAATAA